The following coding sequences are from one Paenibacillus sp. JDR-2 window:
- a CDS encoding L-fucose isomerase yields the protein MTDIAYRFQNGFPKIGIRPTIDGRRKGVRESLEVQTMNMARSVANLIAENLRYPNGEPVQCVIADTTIGGVAEAAACADKFARENVGVSITVTPCWCYGTETMDMNASIPNAVWGFNGTERPGAVYLAAVLAGYAQKGIPAFGIYGEEVQEASDTSIPGDVRGKLLSFARAGLAVAYMRGKSYLSMGSVSMGIAGSIVSDSFFQEYLGMRTEYIDMSEFVRRFEEEIYDTAEFERALAWVKENCVEGSDNNPEAIQTSREKKDQDWETVVKMTMIARDLMIGNPRLAELGFGEEAMGHNAVVSGFQGQRQWTDHFPNGDFMEAILNSSFDWNGIRPPFIVATENDSLNGVVMLFGYLLTNTPQIFADVRTYWSPASVERVTGHKLEGHAANGILHLLNSGSATLDGTGEQKLDGQPAMKPFWDITEEEAAACLAATSWRPAGVEYFRGGGFSSDFLSRGGMPMTMSRINFVKGVGPVLQIAEGYSVELPSDVHDKLDKRTDPTWPTTWFAPTLTGKGAFTSVYDVMDNWGANHGSISFGHIGAELITLASMLRIPVNMHNVPEESIFRPRAWGLFGTNDKEAADYRACSNFGPLYK from the coding sequence ATGACGGACATCGCTTATCGCTTTCAGAATGGTTTTCCGAAGATCGGGATTCGCCCGACGATAGACGGACGCCGCAAGGGCGTTCGCGAATCGCTTGAGGTTCAAACGATGAATATGGCTAGATCGGTCGCGAATCTGATCGCCGAGAATTTGCGTTACCCGAACGGGGAACCGGTACAATGCGTCATTGCGGATACAACAATCGGCGGGGTGGCGGAAGCTGCGGCATGCGCGGACAAATTCGCCCGCGAGAATGTTGGGGTATCGATAACGGTTACGCCTTGCTGGTGTTACGGCACGGAAACGATGGATATGAACGCTTCCATCCCGAATGCGGTGTGGGGCTTTAACGGAACGGAGCGCCCAGGTGCGGTTTATTTGGCTGCTGTTCTTGCTGGATACGCGCAAAAAGGCATTCCGGCATTCGGTATTTACGGCGAGGAAGTTCAGGAAGCCTCCGATACGTCGATTCCAGGCGATGTGCGGGGCAAGCTGCTTTCCTTTGCTAGAGCGGGTCTTGCGGTAGCTTATATGCGGGGCAAATCGTATTTGTCGATGGGCTCGGTCTCGATGGGTATCGCGGGCTCAATTGTAAGCGATTCCTTTTTCCAGGAATACCTCGGGATGCGTACGGAATACATCGATATGTCCGAGTTTGTCCGCCGTTTCGAGGAAGAGATTTACGATACGGCCGAATTTGAGCGAGCGCTGGCCTGGGTGAAGGAGAACTGTGTCGAGGGTTCGGACAATAACCCGGAAGCGATTCAAACCTCCCGCGAGAAGAAGGATCAGGACTGGGAGACCGTTGTCAAAATGACGATGATCGCCCGCGACCTGATGATCGGCAATCCGCGCCTTGCGGAGCTTGGCTTCGGTGAAGAAGCGATGGGCCATAACGCGGTTGTGTCCGGCTTCCAAGGTCAACGCCAGTGGACGGACCATTTCCCGAACGGCGACTTTATGGAAGCGATTCTGAACTCCTCCTTTGACTGGAACGGCATCCGCCCTCCGTTTATTGTGGCAACAGAGAACGACAGCCTGAACGGCGTTGTTATGCTGTTTGGCTATCTGTTGACGAATACGCCGCAAATTTTTGCGGATGTGCGCACTTACTGGAGCCCGGCTTCCGTTGAGCGGGTAACGGGACATAAGCTTGAAGGCCATGCGGCTAACGGCATTTTGCATTTGCTTAACTCGGGCTCGGCAACGCTCGACGGTACCGGCGAGCAGAAGCTGGACGGCCAGCCGGCGATGAAGCCGTTCTGGGATATTACGGAAGAAGAAGCGGCGGCATGCCTTGCGGCTACTTCTTGGAGACCGGCAGGCGTGGAATATTTCCGAGGCGGCGGCTTCTCCTCCGACTTCTTGTCGCGCGGAGGCATGCCGATGACGATGTCCCGAATCAATTTCGTTAAAGGCGTTGGCCCGGTTCTGCAAATTGCGGAGGGCTACTCCGTCGAGCTGCCAAGCGATGTGCATGACAAGCTCGATAAACGGACGGATCCAACATGGCCAACGACTTGGTTCGCTCCGACTCTTACGGGCAAAGGCGCCTTTACTTCCGTTTACGACGTGATGGACAACTGGGGAGCCAACCACGGTTCGATCAGCTTCGGCCATATCGGCGCAGAGCTGATTACGCTTGCTTCGATGCTGCGTATTCCGGTTAATATGCATAACGTTCCGGAGGAGAGCATTTTCCGTCCGCGGGCATGGGGACTATTCGGCACTAACGACAAAGAGGCGGCGGACTACCGTGCTTGTTCGAACTTCGGGCCATTGTACAAGTAA